From Spartinivicinus ruber, the proteins below share one genomic window:
- a CDS encoding substrate-binding periplasmic protein, with the protein MLFILGRYFIAMTLLITVSFQLIARELIIGGIPEKPIRYINKNGHPEGIDVDIIDAIFNQLKVDYKVAIISSSSRLEQLWKTSNTLDMVFTYSYKKWRTKYLIYPSESHITTQYHFFILRKNKGKIKYNTFEDLKGLKVGMTEGFSYTPEFLQAAESGIFYVDKVPINDLHMKKLLLGRIDVVPLPTMVTLYEAKVGNYRDEISYLPKSVKDKPYYNTFVKTSDYPNVKRIISQYDQILKKMKENGEVQAIFSKYGIE; encoded by the coding sequence TTGCTATTTATACTAGGACGTTATTTTATTGCCATGACTCTTCTAATTACAGTGAGTTTCCAGCTGATAGCAAGGGAATTAATCATTGGGGGCATTCCCGAGAAACCTATTCGTTATATAAATAAAAATGGTCATCCAGAAGGTATTGATGTAGATATTATCGATGCTATTTTTAATCAATTAAAAGTTGACTATAAAGTGGCAATTATTAGTTCATCTTCAAGGTTGGAGCAGCTCTGGAAAACCAGTAATACTTTGGATATGGTGTTTACTTATTCATATAAAAAATGGCGTACTAAATATTTAATCTACCCTAGTGAGTCGCATATTACAACACAATATCATTTTTTTATTTTACGAAAAAATAAAGGGAAGATTAAATATAATACTTTTGAGGATTTAAAAGGGCTAAAGGTTGGTATGACTGAAGGTTTTTCTTATACACCAGAGTTTCTACAAGCTGCTGAGTCAGGGATTTTTTATGTTGATAAAGTACCTATTAATGATTTACATATGAAAAAACTATTATTGGGCAGAATTGATGTTGTACCACTACCTACAATGGTTACTTTATATGAAGCAAAAGTTGGTAATTATCGAGATGAAATAAGCTACTTACCTAAATCGGTTAAGGATAAACCTTATTATAATACTTTTGTTAAAACATCTGATTACCCTAATGTGAAAAGAATAATCAGCCAGTATGACCAAATCTTAAAAAAGATGAAAGAAAATGGGGAGGTGCAAGCCATATTTTCTAAATATGGGATTGAGTAA
- a CDS encoding substrate-binding periplasmic protein translates to MLNNFSIKIIPYLQILIMSTLVTSTAFGQCEKSLYRMGYASFSPYMYKNDTGEVTGLDYKLTQSVFKLANCKVEFVHMPWARIIALIKDGKLDMTGFASKTVEREQFALFSNFYRYEERRLIIRKGEAKKWPLKSLADVIGLNMRLGTLIGTWQGKEFHELIKNDQFKAQVTNVADYSDRYAMLLLNRIDALLSDKLFMLSEVRKKGLVEQVEIHPYIVEKTPVHYMFSMKTVPIKDVELINQSLKKFIETEDYKQLFLME, encoded by the coding sequence TTGTTAAATAATTTTAGTATTAAAATTATTCCTTATTTACAGATATTAATAATGTCAACACTTGTTACTAGTACTGCCTTTGGGCAATGTGAGAAGAGTTTATATCGAATGGGATATGCTTCTTTTTCTCCTTATATGTATAAAAATGATACAGGAGAAGTGACTGGCTTAGATTATAAGTTGACTCAATCAGTCTTTAAGTTAGCAAATTGCAAAGTTGAATTTGTACATATGCCATGGGCAAGAATAATTGCGCTGATAAAAGATGGCAAATTAGATATGACTGGATTTGCTTCAAAAACAGTAGAAAGAGAACAGTTTGCCTTATTTTCAAATTTTTACCGATATGAAGAGCGACGCTTGATAATAAGAAAAGGTGAAGCTAAAAAATGGCCATTAAAATCATTGGCTGATGTTATTGGGTTAAATATGAGGCTGGGTACTCTGATTGGTACTTGGCAAGGTAAAGAGTTTCATGAACTAATTAAGAATGACCAGTTTAAAGCTCAGGTTACTAATGTTGCTGACTACTCTGACCGGTATGCTATGTTACTTTTAAACAGAATAGATGCTTTGCTGAGTGATAAGCTATTTATGCTATCTGAAGTAAGAAAAAAGGGTTTAGTAGAGCAGGTAGAAATCCACCCTTATATAGTAGAAAAAACACCTGTACACTATATGTTTAGTATGAAAACAGTGCCAATAAAGGATGTTGAACTAATTAACCAGTCATTGAAGAAATTTATAGAAACCGAAGATTATAAACAGTTATTTCTTATGGAATAA
- a CDS encoding chitobiase/beta-hexosaminidase C-terminal domain-containing protein codes for MLLYNYTKKWLLIASLLLASAQLKVVAAPDLTSLLAIIEPLQEGSWVKVNLNQFSDVWTPAELRPLYGVSNPTPRSIIGAWSSFAWDSNRGDLIIYGGGHANYGGNDVYRWRGTTRQWERASLPSEITQDSLGNWIAIDGVDAAPISAHTYDNQLFLPIIDRFITFGGAAFNNGDAYLRQISPFSAIRTGPYLFDPNKADGDKVGGTTGSHVQREQSFPSVIGGQMWQNRDIYQNIPGNPPLPFSFVNSTSAYTQENGKDVVYITARPGGGTASYLYKYTINDVNNPSLDQWALMGIYWSGIGGQGAGLYDPILNIYIRSGVSTFTFWDIAKAGNDNRNQPVNFTDLSGQFSVNPDYGMDYDSNRHQYLLWEGYSDVWALLPPTTASSDGWYIVKLPASQTAGPTLGPGVGILGKWKYIAQLDVFMGLQGSVVGDVWLYKPIGWEHPQLGPRALKPTIAPDSGDYSSPITVTMSTRQQQGVIYYTTNGVEPTIQSNIYTGPFSVAQAMTIKAMTVAPGVRNSRVTTVIYGGGGANPPSGETNQAPIINQVTISADPISDEQNTIITVLATDSDGPQPLSYQWQQVLGNGQITPISTTQIQYTPNDVTVTEQHQLRLEIFDGINTVSQLVEIIVTDANAPPPLYFNNFANSNLTDWQIVDQGSEQAPSNWLIEQGQLKQLSNIWSQPNDDGSFPNKLGTYLQYLLGTGWQNVVIDVDIQSLDDDAVGIMFRHDSAGNYYRFSWDQSRGYRRLVKYYNGSFTVLAEDQVPYITGQSYHLTVQADGNQLTVLVDQQPIFAVADNNNPLLQGTLSLYSWGNEGSIFDNLQVNGLEGQPQSPIINQLQVSANQINDQQQTQLAVEIFDPDTPIESLIVEWQIITGGGQLSNISGLQTIYTPNDVSNTEQHTLQVTVSDGIHYVSQQVIITVTDTESQEIPAALLDESFTSFDFANWEIVTEGTIQAPSQWEIQQNKLVQFSNVYSMPFEVADPAKLGTYIQYLPGNEWSDYQIEMKLRSIDDDQIGMMFRVVDNRHYYRFGWNSSGNRRQLVKRVGNDFIVLAEDNVGYQSWAVYSLKIMAKGNQLSVFINNQLIFDVTDNSYLQGTIALYSWANIGSEFSELLVTDLSAGIKPPQVIAEQGLPAVINENSQVNLAVTVDNEPAPTTQYNWQLIGPGQLTTTTTAVTSYQVAAVAKATPVKIVNKITNNNLNTQQIFYGTVVNSQLPKQVMDESFAQWNEAFWQVVTDGNISAPAHWYISGGMLVENSNVFALPTDATDITKKGSYLVYQPGLQWQNYQFNCLIRSDDDDAVGVAFRYQDHQHYYRFSWDKQRQYRRLVKRVGDSYTLLAEDHIAYQQGKSYQLKIVANGNTLQVVVDGETIFNVVDHSLSHGTIAPYSWGSNGSRFDNFVVDLLP; via the coding sequence ATGTTACTTTATAACTACACTAAAAAATGGTTGTTGATTGCTAGTCTATTATTGGCTAGCGCTCAATTGAAAGTCGTAGCAGCACCGGATTTAACAAGCTTATTGGCCATTATCGAGCCGTTACAAGAAGGCAGTTGGGTTAAAGTCAATCTAAATCAGTTTAGTGATGTTTGGACGCCTGCAGAACTTCGGCCACTCTATGGCGTATCTAATCCAACACCAAGAAGTATCATAGGTGCCTGGAGCTCTTTTGCTTGGGATAGTAATCGAGGTGATTTAATTATTTATGGGGGTGGCCATGCTAATTATGGTGGTAATGATGTATATCGTTGGCGAGGGACAACCCGGCAATGGGAGCGTGCTTCATTGCCCAGTGAAATTACGCAGGATAGCTTGGGCAACTGGATCGCTATTGATGGGGTAGATGCTGCCCCTATTTCGGCTCATACCTATGATAATCAGCTATTTTTACCTATCATCGATCGTTTTATTACCTTTGGTGGTGCTGCTTTTAATAATGGTGATGCTTATTTAAGGCAAATAAGCCCATTCAGTGCAATTCGCACTGGCCCTTATTTATTTGATCCCAATAAGGCCGATGGTGATAAAGTAGGAGGTACCACAGGTTCCCACGTGCAAAGAGAACAATCTTTCCCTTCTGTAATAGGGGGGCAAATGTGGCAAAACAGAGATATTTATCAAAATATTCCAGGAAACCCGCCTTTACCTTTTAGTTTTGTCAATTCAACTTCAGCCTATACCCAAGAAAATGGTAAGGATGTAGTTTATATAACAGCTCGTCCTGGTGGTGGTACAGCTTCTTACCTTTATAAATATACAATTAATGATGTCAATAATCCCAGTTTGGATCAGTGGGCATTAATGGGTATTTATTGGAGTGGTATCGGTGGGCAAGGAGCAGGTTTATATGATCCGATATTAAATATTTATATTCGCTCAGGTGTAAGTACTTTTACTTTTTGGGACATAGCTAAGGCAGGCAATGATAACCGTAACCAACCTGTTAATTTTACCGATTTAAGCGGACAGTTTTCAGTAAATCCTGACTATGGTATGGATTATGATTCCAATCGTCATCAGTATTTATTATGGGAAGGTTATTCTGACGTATGGGCCTTGTTGCCACCGACGACAGCTTCTTCTGATGGTTGGTACATAGTTAAATTACCCGCTTCACAAACTGCTGGGCCAACTTTAGGTCCTGGCGTAGGTATTTTAGGAAAATGGAAATATATTGCTCAGTTGGATGTTTTTATGGGCTTACAAGGATCTGTAGTGGGCGATGTATGGTTATACAAGCCGATAGGGTGGGAGCATCCACAGCTTGGCCCTAGAGCGCTTAAACCTACGATAGCACCAGATAGTGGTGATTATTCAAGCCCTATTACCGTTACCATGTCAACGCGACAGCAGCAGGGTGTTATTTATTATACAACAAATGGGGTAGAGCCTACGATACAGTCCAACATTTATACGGGGCCTTTTTCTGTTGCACAAGCCATGACAATTAAAGCGATGACTGTCGCACCTGGGGTACGTAACAGTCGTGTCACCACCGTTATTTATGGAGGTGGGGGGGCTAATCCTCCATCTGGGGAAACCAACCAAGCTCCGATTATTAATCAGGTGACTATTAGTGCTGACCCCATTAGTGATGAGCAAAATACGATAATAACAGTATTGGCTACAGACAGTGATGGACCGCAACCGTTGAGTTATCAATGGCAACAAGTGTTGGGTAATGGCCAAATTACGCCAATATCTACTACTCAAATTCAATATACGCCGAATGATGTAACAGTGACTGAGCAACATCAGTTACGTCTTGAAATATTTGATGGTATCAACACCGTAAGTCAATTAGTTGAAATTATTGTAACTGATGCTAATGCACCACCACCGCTTTATTTTAATAATTTTGCTAATTCCAATTTAACCGACTGGCAAATTGTTGACCAGGGTAGCGAGCAGGCTCCCAGTAACTGGTTGATTGAACAAGGGCAGCTAAAACAGTTGAGTAATATCTGGTCGCAACCTAATGATGATGGTTCATTTCCTAATAAGTTAGGTACTTATTTGCAATATCTGCTAGGTACTGGCTGGCAAAATGTTGTTATTGATGTGGATATTCAATCACTGGATGATGATGCTGTTGGCATTATGTTTCGTCATGATAGTGCAGGAAATTATTATCGATTTTCCTGGGATCAGTCTCGGGGGTATCGCCGCCTGGTTAAATATTATAATGGTAGCTTTACTGTGTTAGCTGAAGATCAAGTACCTTATATCACAGGACAAAGCTACCATTTAACTGTTCAGGCAGATGGAAATCAATTAACGGTTTTGGTTGATCAACAACCGATATTTGCAGTCGCTGATAATAACAACCCACTTTTGCAAGGTACATTATCGCTTTATAGTTGGGGTAATGAAGGCAGTATTTTTGATAATTTACAAGTGAATGGGCTGGAAGGGCAGCCTCAATCACCCATTATTAATCAGTTACAAGTCAGTGCGAATCAAATTAATGATCAGCAACAAACTCAATTGGCTGTTGAAATATTTGATCCCGATACCCCCATTGAATCCCTTATCGTTGAGTGGCAAATAATAACGGGTGGTGGTCAGTTGTCTAACATTAGTGGGTTGCAAACTATATATACACCCAATGATGTGAGTAATACCGAACAACATACGTTACAAGTAACTGTTTCTGATGGTATTCATTATGTTAGCCAACAAGTGATTATAACTGTGACAGATACTGAGAGTCAGGAAATACCAGCTGCTTTATTAGATGAATCATTTACTTCCTTTGATTTTGCCAACTGGGAAATAGTCACTGAAGGCACTATTCAAGCACCTTCACAATGGGAAATTCAACAAAATAAATTGGTGCAGTTCAGTAATGTCTATTCAATGCCGTTTGAAGTAGCTGATCCTGCTAAATTAGGTACCTATATTCAGTATTTACCTGGGAATGAGTGGAGTGATTACCAAATAGAGATGAAGTTGAGATCAATTGATGATGATCAGATAGGTATGATGTTTCGTGTAGTTGATAATCGGCATTACTACCGCTTTGGTTGGAATAGTTCAGGTAATCGTCGGCAACTGGTGAAACGAGTAGGCAATGATTTTATTGTGCTGGCTGAAGATAATGTAGGTTATCAGTCTTGGGCTGTATATTCACTGAAAATAATGGCAAAAGGTAATCAATTGTCAGTGTTTATTAATAATCAGCTTATTTTTGATGTGACAGATAATAGTTACTTACAAGGTACTATTGCGTTATATAGTTGGGCTAACATTGGTAGTGAATTCAGTGAGTTATTGGTAACAGATTTAAGTGCTGGTATCAAACCACCACAAGTAATAGCAGAACAAGGACTACCAGCGGTCATTAATGAAAATAGTCAGGTGAATTTAGCCGTGACGGTTGATAATGAACCGGCACCAACCACTCAATATAATTGGCAATTAATTGGGCCTGGTCAGTTAACTACCACCACAACTGCAGTAACTAGCTATCAAGTGGCTGCGGTTGCAAAAGCTACACCAGTTAAAATTGTGAATAAGATAACAAATAATAACTTAAATACCCAACAAATATTCTATGGTACAGTTGTTAATAGTCAGTTACCTAAACAGGTAATGGATGAATCTTTTGCTCAATGGAATGAGGCATTTTGGCAGGTGGTGACTGATGGTAATATTTCCGCACCGGCACACTGGTATATTTCAGGGGGAATGTTGGTTGAAAATTCAAATGTATTTGCATTGCCTACAGACGCGACAGATATTACCAAGAAAGGCAGTTATTTAGTCTATCAACCTGGTTTACAATGGCAAAACTATCAATTTAACTGCTTGATTCGCAGTGATGACGATGATGCGGTAGGAGTGGCATTTCGCTATCAAGATCATCAACATTACTATCGATTTTCATGGGATAAACAACGACAGTACCGACGTTTGGTTAAGCGGGTAGGCGACAGTTATACTTTGCTGGCAGAAGATCATATTGCTTACCAACAGGGAAAAAGCTATCAACTAAAAATTGTTGCTAATGGTAATACTTTGCAAGTAGTGGTTGATGGTGAAACTATATTTAATGTGGTGGATCATAGCTTAAGTCATGGCACTATTGCACCTTATAGTTGGGGTAGTAATGGTAGTCGGTTTGATAATTTTGTGGTTGATTTGTTACCTTAA
- a CDS encoding response regulator produces the protein MVFYLVMCGEILSSGKSGLPIKITESLAGELLKVVFSFYLFITLAVTSVHMVSEWLHAKAGVSQELSAIAKTFQPILAKALWDVNHEQVSSVLSGLVAYPSVEGVVLKGETGQVIGKVGQVPSSTLSSLVLSKANEGLKNDGQYIDDSVYKFKINFIHEGQPINIGEVALFSSMSVILNEVKVGFFFIIVNAVLKTIALWLLFFWVFNKKIRKPLAELTHAIKDIRLNSLNSQKISINTRVRNEIALLVEAFNQMLASLYSSKATIIEKNKQLSESSARFQALLDNAPAIITITNRQHQYVMVNKEYERIFSSSASEQTGIQTDQNNVNKQASISFSTNDDQVFEKQQPIEVEETIRLADGDHTYLLVKFPLYDSKAKIKDVGTIATDITKLKKAEQVIANYNTELEKTVNIRTQELEIAQQKACEANAAKSQFLANISHEIRTPLNAITGLAYLALKTSLSQKQKNYLNKIQSASQTLLGIINNTLDMSKIEAGKLIIENANFSLKRVVSTIEQIFTEQMREKGLHFIVTLSPQVPDYLIGDELRLQQVFINLINNAMKFTDSGTVSVTIFGDGSYVKQQSITNKQVNTAVSENNHVYIRFYIKDTGIGIDESKIDSLFESFTQAEAATTRRYGGTGLGLTICRQLVELMGGAISVKSELGYGSEFIVEIPFNLGYVPSQPLVEQNKSLAWRGCRVLVVEDNQVNQQIISELLSQAEIDVSVVNNGSEAIAKMRCQHYQLVLMDIQMPGLSGYQTVRRIRKLSELKDVPIIALTSNALDGEREKAIQAGMNDFLTKPIDPLIFYNCLSRWLKDFRSESCVTLEKKTIQGDLLSDCLPGINIQIGISRIQGNQLAYEKILNVFYSDHYSDGLQVKQLIEQNHFVPASKKLHALKGAAANIGADQLVLVLDKLEKACGKRNCKEQDISDFIKEHNRVIVGLCNWSGLDYSPKNNALIDTTIDQMISIDVTTHKKITALRDSLCQHAFCASQQAIEIKSKIPTTCAAAFEKLILAIAAFDFDQGLNIVDSIIKKLKVTTNDAE, from the coding sequence GTGGTTTTTTATTTGGTTATGTGTGGTGAAATACTGAGCAGTGGCAAGAGTGGTCTACCTATTAAAATAACCGAGTCACTTGCTGGCGAGTTACTTAAAGTTGTTTTTTCCTTTTATTTGTTTATTACCTTAGCAGTTACTTCTGTTCATATGGTAAGTGAGTGGTTGCATGCTAAAGCCGGTGTATCACAAGAGTTATCTGCTATTGCCAAGACGTTTCAACCGATACTTGCTAAAGCATTGTGGGATGTAAATCATGAACAAGTAAGTAGTGTTTTATCTGGTTTGGTTGCTTATCCATCAGTTGAAGGGGTTGTACTCAAAGGAGAAACTGGTCAGGTCATTGGTAAAGTTGGGCAAGTTCCTAGTTCAACTTTATCCAGCTTAGTTCTTTCCAAAGCCAATGAAGGTCTAAAGAATGATGGACAGTATATCGATGACAGTGTCTATAAATTCAAGATTAACTTTATTCATGAAGGGCAGCCAATCAATATAGGTGAAGTGGCTTTGTTTTCAAGTATGAGTGTTATTTTGAATGAAGTTAAGGTTGGGTTTTTCTTTATTATTGTTAACGCTGTTTTAAAAACAATTGCACTGTGGCTACTGTTTTTCTGGGTTTTTAATAAAAAGATTCGTAAACCCTTGGCAGAGTTGACCCATGCCATAAAAGATATCAGATTAAACTCATTGAATAGCCAAAAAATTTCTATTAACACCAGAGTGCGTAATGAAATAGCTCTGTTAGTTGAAGCATTCAATCAAATGCTTGCAAGTTTATATAGTTCAAAAGCAACCATTATCGAAAAAAATAAACAGCTTAGTGAGAGCTCAGCACGGTTCCAAGCATTACTCGATAATGCACCTGCTATTATTACTATAACAAATAGGCAGCATCAGTATGTAATGGTAAATAAAGAGTATGAAAGAATTTTTAGCTCATCTGCTTCTGAACAGACAGGCATTCAAACCGACCAAAACAATGTTAATAAGCAGGCTAGCATTTCTTTTTCTACAAATGATGATCAAGTTTTTGAAAAGCAACAACCAATAGAAGTGGAAGAAACTATAAGGCTTGCTGATGGTGATCACACTTACTTATTGGTTAAGTTTCCTCTTTATGACTCAAAGGCCAAAATTAAAGATGTTGGCACTATCGCAACAGACATCACAAAACTTAAAAAGGCAGAACAAGTAATAGCGAATTATAATACTGAACTAGAAAAAACGGTTAACATTCGTACTCAAGAGTTAGAGATTGCACAACAGAAAGCGTGTGAGGCAAATGCAGCAAAGAGCCAGTTTCTTGCTAATATCAGCCATGAAATTCGTACTCCACTGAATGCTATTACGGGGTTAGCGTATTTAGCTTTGAAAACTAGCCTATCCCAAAAACAGAAAAATTATTTAAATAAAATTCAATCAGCTTCACAGACTTTACTAGGGATTATTAATAACACTTTGGATATGTCAAAGATAGAGGCTGGAAAGTTAATAATTGAAAATGCAAACTTTAGTTTGAAAAGAGTTGTAAGCACTATTGAGCAAATTTTTACAGAACAGATGAGAGAAAAGGGTTTGCATTTTATAGTAACTTTGAGTCCGCAGGTACCTGATTATTTGATAGGGGATGAATTAAGGCTACAGCAGGTATTCATTAACTTGATCAACAATGCGATGAAATTTACTGATTCAGGTACAGTGAGTGTAACAATATTTGGGGACGGTAGTTATGTTAAACAACAAAGTATTACTAATAAACAGGTAAATACAGCAGTATCAGAAAATAACCATGTATATATACGCTTTTATATAAAGGACACAGGCATTGGTATTGATGAATCGAAAATAGACTCATTGTTTGAGAGTTTTACTCAAGCGGAAGCTGCCACGACCAGGCGTTATGGTGGCACCGGCCTGGGGCTTACTATTTGTCGCCAATTAGTAGAACTCATGGGAGGTGCCATTAGCGTAAAATCGGAATTAGGATACGGCAGTGAATTTATTGTAGAAATACCTTTTAATTTAGGTTATGTACCCTCTCAACCACTAGTAGAGCAAAACAAATCATTAGCTTGGAGAGGGTGTAGGGTCTTAGTAGTAGAGGATAACCAAGTTAATCAGCAGATAATTAGCGAGCTATTAAGTCAAGCTGAAATTGATGTAAGTGTTGTAAATAATGGTAGTGAGGCAATTGCTAAAATGAGATGCCAGCACTACCAACTGGTATTGATGGATATCCAGATGCCAGGTTTGTCCGGTTATCAAACAGTAAGAAGAATACGTAAGTTGTCTGAGTTAAAAGATGTACCCATAATAGCGCTGACCTCGAATGCTTTGGATGGGGAGCGAGAAAAAGCAATTCAAGCCGGGATGAACGACTTTCTAACGAAGCCGATTGATCCCTTGATATTCTATAATTGTTTATCTCGTTGGTTGAAAGATTTTAGAAGTGAATCCTGTGTTACATTAGAGAAAAAGACAATTCAAGGCGATTTATTGTCAGATTGTTTACCTGGAATAAATATACAAATAGGCATTAGCCGAATTCAGGGTAATCAGCTAGCTTATGAAAAAATATTGAATGTATTTTATTCTGATCATTACTCTGATGGTTTGCAAGTTAAACAGTTGATTGAGCAAAATCATTTTGTTCCTGCCAGTAAAAAATTACACGCACTAAAAGGGGCTGCTGCTAATATTGGTGCCGATCAACTGGTTTTAGTTTTAGATAAATTAGAAAAAGCTTGTGGTAAGCGTAATTGTAAAGAGCAAGATATTTCAGATTTTATAAAAGAACACAATAGAGTGATTGTAGGTTTATGTAACTGGTCTGGCCTAGATTATTCGCCTAAAAATAACGCCTTAATAGATACTACGATTGATCAAATGATTAGTATAGATGTTACTACCCATAAGAAAATAACAGCTTTGAGAGATAGTTTGTGTCAACATGCATTTTGTGCAAGTCAACAGGCAATAGAGATAAAAAGTAAAATTCCTACGACTTGTGCTGCTGCTTTTGAAAAACTTATACTCGCTATTGCAGCTTTTGACTTTGATCAAGGGCTGAATATTGTTGATAGTATTATAAAAAAATTAAAAGTTACTACAAATGATGCAGAATAA
- a CDS encoding sigma-54-dependent transcriptional regulator, producing the protein MMQNNNGRVLIVDDERANILILGEILSSHYDVSVAISGEQVLKLLFSESPVRSYPDLILLDILMPGIDGFDTCQKLKSNPHTRDIPIIFISMLESTTHKLDAFTKGAVDYITKPFEAEEVLARVKTHITVRHQLVELAQKNRELSFLNDQLLEEQNQREKAEAAFNQANHALSTLSKQEAEKWGISTFVGKSKAVMGLLTEIRRLHHVSKTNVLLLGESGTGKELVARAIHFGSNRSSGPFIAVNCSAIPEELADATFFGSIKGAYTGSQGDRKGYFEAANSGTLFLDEMGEMPLRLQAKLLRVLEEGKIIPVGDVKERDIDVRIIAATHVDLQQAIADKVFRQDLYFRLSGYCLQTPPLRERKEDIELLANHFLAQLVDEMAFTPVSISCEAIKALEQYAFPGNVRELRNFIEYALIRSGGNAIQPYHLPLNNKSIANLNSDNSRCKNRYESKVNSKENSLLSIHSNQNAEAIILDYLATNKHINNNQCQKLLNITHQRASYLLKKLNREGQLMRVGERRWAYYTLV; encoded by the coding sequence ATGATGCAGAATAATAATGGTAGAGTACTAATAGTAGATGATGAACGGGCAAATATTCTTATATTAGGAGAAATTTTGTCATCCCACTATGATGTCAGTGTTGCAATAAGTGGTGAGCAAGTATTGAAGTTATTATTCAGTGAATCCCCAGTTAGAAGTTATCCTGACTTGATTTTACTCGATATTTTGATGCCTGGTATTGATGGTTTTGACACCTGCCAGAAATTAAAGTCTAACCCACATACAAGAGATATACCCATTATTTTTATTAGTATGTTGGAATCAACAACCCATAAACTTGATGCTTTTACAAAAGGTGCGGTGGACTATATCACTAAGCCATTTGAAGCAGAAGAGGTATTAGCCAGGGTAAAAACACACATAACAGTTAGACATCAACTAGTTGAGTTGGCACAAAAAAATAGGGAGTTAAGTTTTCTTAATGACCAATTATTGGAAGAACAAAATCAGCGTGAGAAGGCAGAAGCTGCTTTTAACCAAGCCAACCATGCCTTATCTACATTGTCAAAGCAGGAAGCCGAAAAGTGGGGTATTTCAACATTTGTTGGTAAAAGTAAAGCAGTAATGGGCTTACTAACAGAAATACGTCGTTTGCATCATGTAAGCAAAACTAATGTATTACTATTAGGGGAAAGTGGCACAGGAAAAGAGTTGGTTGCACGAGCGATTCACTTTGGCAGCAATAGGTCTAGTGGCCCTTTTATTGCGGTGAATTGTTCGGCAATTCCTGAAGAACTGGCTGATGCAACCTTTTTTGGCTCTATTAAGGGTGCTTATACAGGTTCCCAAGGTGATCGAAAAGGTTATTTTGAAGCAGCGAATAGCGGTACTTTATTTTTAGATGAGATGGGAGAAATGCCACTACGTTTACAAGCGAAGTTACTTCGTGTGTTGGAGGAAGGAAAAATTATACCGGTTGGTGATGTAAAAGAGCGTGATATTGATGTTCGTATCATTGCTGCTACTCATGTGGACTTGCAGCAAGCGATTGCTGATAAAGTTTTCAGACAGGATTTATATTTTCGTTTATCTGGTTATTGCTTACAAACACCGCCCTTACGTGAACGTAAAGAGGATATTGAACTATTGGCTAACCATTTTCTTGCTCAGTTGGTGGATGAAATGGCTTTCACTCCAGTTTCAATAAGCTGTGAGGCGATTAAGGCATTGGAGCAATATGCTTTCCCTGGTAATGTTCGTGAACTTAGGAATTTTATTGAGTATGCTTTGATTCGCAGTGGAGGCAATGCAATACAGCCATATCATCTACCTTTAAATAATAAATCTATAGCTAACTTAAATTCTGATAACTCACGGTGTAAAAACAGGTATGAGTCAAAAGTCAATAGTAAAGAGAATAGTTTACTCTCTATTCATAGTAACCAAAATGCAGAAGCTATTATTTTAGATTATTTAGCAACTAATAAGCATATCAATAATAACCAATGTCAAAAGCTTTTAAATATCACCCATCAGCGGGCATCTTACTTACTGAAGAAACTAAATAGAGAAGGACAGTTGATGAGAGTGGGGGAGCGTCGTTGGGCTTATTATACGTTAGTCTGA